Part of the uncultured Methanobrevibacter sp. genome is shown below.
TTACATACAAAATATTCAATGAAAAATGGTTTTGGTTCACCGGTTTTTTTATTGTATGCAGTTAATGAATGCCACCACCAGTCATATCCCTTTTTGGCGAGTGGTCCTTTAAGCATATAATGGTCTCGTTTCAAATCACTCTTATTCATAAAAATCCTCCTAAGGTAAATATGATATAATGTTTATTAAAAATCGTTTAAATAATTTATTAAAAATTTTATGAAAAAATAAGTAAAAAAAGAAGAAGATTATCTTTTAGAGTTCATTTCTCTTATATCATCACGATAATAGAAACCTATAGTCAATATTATCAGCAATATTATAAATGAAATTCCAGTAACCTTATAGAAATCATCTTCATCAAAAATAATTTGTTTTACAACGGAATTCTGTTGGGATTCGGAATTTCCAGCATCACCGTTGCCGGCATCAGAAGCTGCTTCCGGTGAAGTGGTAGTTTGTGTATCATAGCTTTGGTCCACATTATTTACAGGATTATTTGTACTGCTGCTCGGATCGGTTCTATGACTTTGAGTGCTGTTACCTGTATTTTGACTGCTTGGTTGATTGGATGCACCGTTGCCGCTGTTTGAGTTTCCACCATTGCCGTTACCATTTCCCCCAATATCTTCATATGGAATGGACGGATAAACATAATCCAAAGTGACACCATTTATCGGTTTGAGAACCTGAGATTCACCGTCAAAGGTATTGTCTCTTCTGGAGTTGTCGACTGTCGCTTTAATCTTATCGCCGTCATTTGCATCAACAGTAAATACCCCTGCACCTCCACTGATTGTTACACTAACCTTTTCTCCATTGTTGGTTGTGTATGTAAGTGTTCTGTCAGGCAGTAAGCTTGCAACATTGCCGTTTGAATCTAAAAACAGTGCCTGGAACTGATTAGGACCAATTTGTGTAACTGTGAATTTGAGATTGTTTGATTTGATTTTAGGACATATTCCTGCAAAATCAGTATACCAGTTATCTCCCAATTCAAGTCTGCTTCCAGTATCCTGATAGTAAGTGTCTTTTGCTTCAACATCCATGTGGAGATTGCTGTAAAGAGCATTGTAACTAATTTCCTGGAAAACCGGTTTTACATAATTGTCAAAGAACTGTATACCATTCTCCCAATTTTCAGTGACTACATTGGACTGAATTGTATTGATTCCGACATGTGCAAGAGATATTCCGTTTCCCCTATTGGAGCTGATTTCATTTGATTTGATATTCAGATAGTTTCCGGCATTATTTACCAGAATACCGTCAGCTTCATTTTTGGAAATGGTATTTTTATTTATCTGAACATTTTTAGGTCCTTCTCCATAGTCAATGCCATTAACACTCTTTTTTAAAGTAATTCCATTCTTTTTATTGTTTGAAATGGTATTTCCATGGACGTATACCTTATCAGATTTTGCAAGCTCAATTCCGTCTGCACCATTGCTTTTAATGTTATTGTAGAAAATATATGTTGAAACAGTATCCCCAATAACAATACCAGATTTAGAGTTTTTGTTAATGTTGTTTTTAGTTATATTAAGATATACTGTTCCTGTTGCAACAATACCGTTGCCAGAAGTAGTTATATCATTGTTTATGATCCTTACATAGTCAGAATCAGTAACTACAATACCATTGCCATTACCCCGAATATTAAATCCATTAACAATACTATATGAAGCGGATTTACCTTTTATAGTGATTACAGGGCTTGTAGAAGTTGATTTTAATACAGTATTAACATTTGAAAGCAAACTCATGCGTTTGTTAATCACCAGATTAATATCTGAATAGACAGTTCCCATAAATAAAATAACATTTTTATCTTTTGCACCATCAATAATTTTCTGGATTTCTGAGTTGGACAATCCTGCATCAACCACACGGGTATTGTTTACAGTTATCGGAGTGGTTAAGGACGAAGATTGAAAATTAGAATTTCCATTAAATTTTGTTGTAATGTTGTAAGATCCGTCATTTAAGTTAATCTGAAGAGAAGCTATCCCATTGCCGTTTGTGGTTTTACTGTAGGTATTTTTCAAAACAGTGAATGTTACTTTGGTATTTTTCAAAGTGTTACCATTCTCATCAGATAATTTAACTTTAAAGTAATCACCAATAACGTCAAAAGTAGTGTTGGATACAACTTCAATTTGGGTTTTGACGGGAGATTCCTTTAAGACATTGCTGTCAGCATCACTGACTGACAATACAGTATCATCGCTTTTGGCTGTTAAATCTTCAGCGGTTGAGTTATCGATTTCATGAGCAGCACTGAAATTCAGGCCGAATAAAACCAGCACAAGCAATACAACAATAAAAGCCTTTTTCGTTTTTTCACCCCCTATACCATCGATAATTAAGAATTAATTATTGACAATTAACCTTATGATATACATATTAGGTTTATTAATATATATTTTTGACTATTTTAACTTTAAAAATTGATATTTAAAAAATTAAAGAGAATTATTAAATTTAAAATTAAAATAAGAAAATTAGATTAAAAATTAAAAATAGAATATGAAATAAAGTATTATCGCAAAAAAATTAAAAAAAAATAATGAAATTACATTAAATCATGAATTTCATCTTTAATATAAATTATTACAATCACTAATGAAACAACAGCTAAAACTGCCATGACCAGAGAAGTCTGTCCGAATGCTGCAACAGAAACTGCATTACGGGCCACATTTCCTCCAGCAAATATTGCCATTAAAACTACTGCAAGAGCAGAACCGATTGCACCGATAATCTGTCTGACTGTGTTGTTGATTGCGGTTGCATCTTCCACATCACCGGAAACTACTGCAATAGTCCATGTTACAGCAGGCATCAATCCTAAACCTGCACCGACAGCACGTACTATTTGTGTTGCAATCATATATTCAACGCTGCTGTCAACCCTGTAAGTCATCATCAGAAGGTAACCGACGATAGTGAAAATACATGATAAAACCAGTACTTTTCTCACACCGATTTTATTGGCCATCAGAGGACCTACAAAGTTAAATACAATCATCACCAAGGTTGCTGGAAGCAGAACCAAACCTGATACTGTTGCTGAATGATATGCTACGTTTTGAACAAACAAAGGCATGATAACATTCAATCCACACATGGTGAAGTAAAGCAATGCGGAAAATAATGTTCCGAAAAAGAAATACTTATTTTTTAAAGCTTTCAAGTCAAGAAGTGGAGTTTCAATTCCGAATTGTCTTTTAACAAAGAGCACCAATGAAACTGCACCGATAACAATAGGTAGTATTACCCAAATTAAATCAAAGCCGTTTTCTGCAATGTTTGAAAATCCGAGCATTATTCCCACACATGCAAGCACACATAATACCAATGAAGATGCATCCAGCGGATACGGACCTGTTTCAAATTCAAGTTTAACAACTACTAAAGCTATTACTATCAGAACTGCTATTGCAGCTGCAAAAATCAAAAAGATTGATCTCCATCCCACATAATCTATAATCAGACCTCCTGCGGTTGGAGCAATAGCCGGAGCTATTCCAATGATAAATCCGAATAAACCCATATAAATTTGCCATTTTTCTTCAGGAATTACTTTAAAAAGTACAATTTGAGTTATAGGAAGTAAAATTCCAGAACCTACAGCCTGAATCACACGGGCCAGAATCAATGCTTCAATATTAGGAGCAATAAAAGCTATCAGAGATCCTATTAAAAACAATGACAGTGACGCCAGCAAAATTGTCTTAACTTTAAATCTGCGTGTGAAAAATGCAGACAATGGAATCATAACACCCAAAACAAGTAAAAATGAAGAATAAATCCATTGTGCGGTTGTTGAAGATATGTTAAAATCGGCCATGATGCCTGAAATTCCAGTTGTAACAACACTTTGAGCAGCACTTAATATTGCCGCTGCAACAATGAATACTATTAACGTTGACATTCCCCTATCTAAATTCTCATTCATAAATATACACTCTAATAATTATTTAAAAATATATTATGCAAAAAAAGTATATAAAATTAATTTATATGATTTTTATTTAAAAATTTAATTAAAAAAATGAATAAAATTATAAAAAAATAGGACGGAGGTAAATAAATATTGCCTCTTGAAAAATTCATCTAAAAAATATTAGTTAAAAAAAGAGATATGGACATAAAAAATCATATATAAAAATCAATTTTCATCATTGGAATCCATAATATCCAAAAGCCCCAAATCAAAAATCAGCCTTCTTAAATGTCTTTCTGAATAAGTAACTCCAAATTCCTTTTGAATTTCTTCTTTAATTTCAGAAACACTGGACAAGCCTTTTGAAACAATATTTTCCTTTAAAATATTAAACTGATAATCAGACAGTTTGGAAACTCTTCCGGAATTACCTTTTCTAAATAGACTGTCCAAACCTTCCTCATTCCAGCTTTTTAACCATTTATACCCTGTTTGAGGAGTTTTTCCATGCTTTTTAATAGAATCTTTTACAGTTTCATCCTGATATAAATCCTCTATAAAAGTAATTTTCTCATATAAAAGAACAAATTTCTCCAAATCCCTTTTTACTCTGCGTATTTTTGAAATAGGAATATCTTTATTAACATAGGCCTGCCTACTCATAAAGATATTTTTAAAATAAAATACTATAAAAATTTTTTGTCAAAAAAATTAAATGTTAATTAAAATAAGGCCAACCATGCAAACGAAAAAGCCCACGATTTGAGTGAATGAAACGTTTTCCTTATACAGCAGATATCCGACGATGAGAAGAACACATGCCAGACCGATATTTGCAACAACGCTTGCAGTACTTACCGCCCAGCCTGCACGATAAACAAAAACATAACCGACTTCAAGGCCAACTATAGCTATAGCTAGAATTATGGAAGTCCAGTTAATTCTGGACAGTTCAACTGTCACATTAGAAGGTCCGACCATAAAGGCAAAAATAACTGCTGAGATAACTGAAGCTGCAAAATAAGTAACCATCAATGCTCCAAAGGGATTTACATCACCAGGCATCGATTTCATGCAAATATTATAGAATGTATTTGCCAAAATAACCATTAAAATTGGCCAAATCAGGTTCCAGTTCAAAATTAACACCCAAAAAAATAAAAAAGAAGTGAAGTTAAACTTCACTATTTTGTTCCGTAAACTCTGTCACCTGCATCCCCAAGACCTGGCAGAATATATGCATTTTCGTTCAGTTCCCTGTCCACTGTTGCGCAGAATATTTTCACATCAGGATGATCATCCTCAATTG
Proteins encoded:
- a CDS encoding right-handed parallel beta-helix repeat-containing protein — protein: MLVLFGLNFSAAHEIDNSTAEDLTAKSDDTVLSVSDADSNVLKESPVKTQIEVVSNTTFDVIGDYFKVKLSDENGNTLKNTKVTFTVLKNTYSKTTNGNGIASLQINLNDGSYNITTKFNGNSNFQSSSLTTPITVNNTRVVDAGLSNSEIQKIIDGAKDKNVILFMGTVYSDINLVINKRMSLLSNVNTVLKSTSTSPVITIKGKSASYSIVNGFNIRGNGNGIVVTDSDYVRIINNDITTSGNGIVATGTVYLNITKNNINKNSKSGIVIGDTVSTYIFYNNIKSNGADGIELAKSDKVYVHGNTISNNKKNGITLKKSVNGIDYGEGPKNVQINKNTISKNEADGILVNNAGNYLNIKSNEISSNRGNGISLAHVGINTIQSNVVTENWENGIQFFDNYVKPVFQEISYNALYSNLHMDVEAKDTYYQDTGSRLELGDNWYTDFAGICPKIKSNNLKFTVTQIGPNQFQALFLDSNGNVASLLPDRTLTYTTNNGEKVSVTISGGAGVFTVDANDGDKIKATVDNSRRDNTFDGESQVLKPINGVTLDYVYPSIPYEDIGGNGNGNGGNSNSGNGASNQPSSQNTGNSTQSHRTDPSSSTNNPVNNVDQSYDTQTTTSPEAASDAGNGDAGNSESQQNSVVKQIIFDEDDFYKVTGISFIILLIILTIGFYYRDDIREMNSKR
- a CDS encoding helix-turn-helix domain-containing protein; the protein is MSRQAYVNKDIPISKIRRVKRDLEKFVLLYEKITFIEDLYQDETVKDSIKKHGKTPQTGYKWLKSWNEEGLDSLFRKGNSGRVSKLSDYQFNILKENIVSKGLSSVSEIKEEIQKEFGVTYSERHLRRLIFDLGLLDIMDSNDEN
- a CDS encoding MFS transporter, which codes for MNENLDRGMSTLIVFIVAAAILSAAQSVVTTGISGIMADFNISSTTAQWIYSSFLLVLGVMIPLSAFFTRRFKVKTILLASLSLFLIGSLIAFIAPNIEALILARVIQAVGSGILLPITQIVLFKVIPEEKWQIYMGLFGFIIGIAPAIAPTAGGLIIDYVGWRSIFLIFAAAIAVLIVIALVVVKLEFETGPYPLDASSLVLCVLACVGIMLGFSNIAENGFDLIWVILPIVIGAVSLVLFVKRQFGIETPLLDLKALKNKYFFFGTLFSALLYFTMCGLNVIMPLFVQNVAYHSATVSGLVLLPATLVMIVFNFVGPLMANKIGVRKVLVLSCIFTIVGYLLMMTYRVDSSVEYMIATQIVRAVGAGLGLMPAVTWTIAVVSGDVEDATAINNTVRQIIGAIGSALAVVLMAIFAGGNVARNAVSVAAFGQTSLVMAVLAVVSLVIVIIYIKDEIHDLM
- a CDS encoding EamA family transporter, whose product is MNWNLIWPILMVILANTFYNICMKSMPGDVNPFGALMVTYFAASVISAVIFAFMVGPSNVTVELSRINWTSIILAIAIVGLEVGYVFVYRAGWAVSTASVVANIGLACVLLIVGYLLYKENVSFTQIVGFFVCMVGLILINI